Proteins encoded together in one Papaver somniferum cultivar HN1 unplaced genomic scaffold, ASM357369v1 unplaced-scaffold_117, whole genome shotgun sequence window:
- the LOC113329529 gene encoding uncharacterized protein LOC113329529 has translation MAVEVANVRSNGVMVSEEEETTKAVVPTKIEEAGRKYCCATCFNSYGRVTHVALEKRVTLKLNAILSGQKGPNGQRYYTNPYGINLNQVEAGLLDHPARIRKFDTLCNFCGETVGWHYTARRDELRSQLYWSATYMDREKVVLLDEEEENEIASGDSEIARMTYLMAANKVEA, from the exons ATGGCGGTCGAAGTAGCAAACGTCAGATCGAACGGTGTAATggtttcagaagaagaagaaacaactaaAGCTGTTGTTCCAACCAAAATTGAGGAAGCAGGAAGGAAATATTGCTGTGCTACTTGCTTTAATTCATATGGACGAGTAACACATGTTGCTCTTGAAAAGAGAGTCACTTTGAAG CTCAATGCTATTCTCTCTGGCCAGAAGGGACCCAATGGCCAACGTTATTACACTAATCCTTATGG GATCAATTTGAATCAAGTGGAAGCAGGATTGTTAGATCATCCCGCGCGTATCAGGAAGTTTGACACTCTATGCAACTTTTGTGGTGAAACAGTGGGATGGCACTAT ACTGCCCGGAGAGACGAACTCCGTTCACAATTATACTGGAGTGCTACATACATGGACAG GGaaaaggttgttctcttagatgaagaagaagagaatgaaataGCAAGCGGTGACTCTGAGATAGCGAGAATGACCTACTTGATGGCCGCGAACAAAGTGGAGGCTTAA